A genomic window from Sorex araneus isolate mSorAra2 chromosome 2, mSorAra2.pri, whole genome shotgun sequence includes:
- the LOC129401942 gene encoding olfactory receptor 6C2-like: MRNHTAITTFILLGLTDDPQLQILLFIFLLITYMLSIIGNLIILVITLVDARLKTAMYYFLQNFSILEILFTSVNIPRFLYSITTGDQIVTYYACAFQLFFGYLFGITEFFLLATMSYDRYVAICKPLHYMTIMNQQVCRRLVSCCWVSTLSILIPLVSLVMGLEFCDNNALDHFSCDANALIVISCSDTQFVEKLMIICAAVILFATLLFVVWSYTCIIQTILQFPSAQQRKKAFSTCSSHMIVVSITYGSLIFIYVKPRAKDEMKINKGVTLFATSISPMINPFIYTLRNKQVIQALNDLVKKLLLSRN; the protein is encoded by the coding sequence ATGAGAAATCACACAGCCATAACCACTTTCATCCTTCTTGGATTGACAGATGACCCACAACTGCAGATTCTGCTTTTCATATTTCTACTAATAACCTACATGCTGAGCATTATTGGAAACCTGATCATCCTTGTCATCACATTAGTGGATGCTCGCCTAAAAACAGCTATGTACTATTTTCTACAAAACTTTTCCATCTTGGAGATTTTATTCACTTCTGTTAATATTCCTAGATTCTTATATAGTATAACAACAGGTGATCAAATAGTTACCTATTATGCTTGTGCATTTCAATTGTTTTTTGGATATCTATTTGGTATAACAGAATTTTTCCTTCTGGCCACTATGTCCTATGATAGATACGTTGCCATCTGTAAACCTCTTCATTACATGACTATTATGAATCAGCAGGTCTGCAGAAGACTTGTCTCTTGCTGCTGGGTGAGTACACTGTCAATCTTAATTCCACTGGTTAGCTTGGTAATGGGACTCGAATTCTGTGATAATAATGCCCTTGACCACTTTTCTTGTGATGCTAATGCTCTTATAGTGATCTCATGCTCAGACACACAGTTTGTAGAGAAGTTGATGATTATCTGTGCTGCAGTGATACTCTTTGCCACTCTCTTGTTTGTGGTTTGGTCCTACACTTGTATCATTCAAACTATTCTTCAATTCCCCTCTGCACAGCAGAGGAAAAAGGCATTTTCCACCTGTTCCTCTCACATGATTGTGGTTTCCATAACTTATGGCAGCCTTATCTTTATCTATGTGAAACCTAGAGCAAAAGATGAGATGAAAATTAACAAGGGGGTTACTTTGTTTGCTACTTCCATATCCCCTATGATAAACCCATTTATTTATACCCTGAGGAACAAACAAGTAATTCAAGCCTTGAATGATTTAGTCAAGAAACTTCTGCTGTCAAGAAATTAG